Proteins from one Mauremys reevesii isolate NIE-2019 unplaced genomic scaffold, ASM1616193v1 Contig2, whole genome shotgun sequence genomic window:
- the LOC120393458 gene encoding olfactory receptor 10V1-like, with product MGDENRTELIQLHFQSFSSLPEMQLLIFLAFLLVYLLSLCGNATVALTVHTDCSLHTPMYFFLANLAVLEICYSSVIAPLALVNLLSGRKATISLTGCGTQMFFFVFLGSADCILLAVMAYDRYVAICHPLRYTLIMNWTVCACLVSGSLVLGFQLALQLTILLFHLPFCGTNEINHFYCDVLPVLRLACADTQIHQATIFVVSVIVLTIPFLLICISYVFIVAAILKIRSAAGRHRAFSTCSSHLTVVLLQYGCCSFIYLRPSSSYSPVQGQAVSVVYTFVTPLLNPLIYSMRNKDLKDALGRALGKAMLFQRK from the coding sequence ATGGGGGATGAAAACCGAACAGAGCTGATACAATTACACTTCCAATCCTTCTCGTCCCTCCCCGAGATGCAGCTGCTGATTTTCCTGGCCTTTCTGCTTGTGTACCTGCTCAGCCTCTGTGGGAATGCCACTGTTGCACTCACTGTCCACACTGACTGCTctctccacacccccatgtacttcttcctggccAATCTGGCAGTGCTGGAGATCTGCTACTCCTCTGTCATTGCCCCCTTGGCCCTGGTCAACCTCCTGTCTGGGAGGAAGGCCACCATCTCCCTCACTGGCTGTGGCACCCAGATGTTCTTCTTTGTCTTTCTCGGCAGTGCTGACTGCATCCTGCTGGCCGTCATGGCGTATGACCGATATGTGGCGATCTGCCACCCACTGCGCTACACCCTCATTATGAACTGGACGGTCTGTGCTTGCTTGGTGTCAGGGTCACTGGTTCTGGGGTTCCAGTTAGCCTTGCAGTTGACCATCCTGCTATTTCATCTACCGTTCTGTGGCACCAATGAAATCAATCACTTCTATTGTGATGTGCTGCCCGTCCTGCGGTTGGCATGTGCAGATACACAGATACACCAGGCCACCATCTTTGTTGTTAGTGTGATAGTCCTGACTATCCCCTTCCTGCTGATCTGCATTTCCTATGTATTCATTGTGGCCGCCATCCTGAAGATCCGCTCTGCAGCTGGTCGGCACCgtgccttctccacctgctcttcCCACCTGACAGTCGTCCTCCTGCAATACGGCTGCTGCAGCTTCATATACCTACGCCCCAGCTCCAGCTACTCCCCGGTGCAAGGCCAGGCAGTGTCTGTGGTCTATACTTTTGTCACCCCCTTACTGAACCCCCTTatctacagcatgaggaacaaggacCTAAAGGATGCTCTGGGGAGAGCGCTGGGAAAGGCAATGCTGTTCCAGAGAAAGTGA